A stretch of the Rhipicephalus microplus isolate Deutch F79 unplaced genomic scaffold, USDA_Rmic scaffold_176, whole genome shotgun sequence genome encodes the following:
- the LOC142791600 gene encoding acetylcholinesterase-like — MHLTLSTRSSKWTMYTSTAAFLLTLLMPTVLSDDYVVVTTTEGKVRGLRENVLGRDVDVFLGIPFAAPPVEELRFRKPQPVSPWEGVYDATTAKDSCMQPRVPWIFDIPTALSEDCLHLNVWAPHASNAMNLPVLVWFYGGIFKLGSAYETRYNAAPLTALNNVVVVSCNFRSGMFGFFDANHEGAPGNVGLWDQLMVMEWVQRNIRTFGGDPELVTLFGESSGSMAIHLHLMSPFSAGLFHRALFMSGTESTDMDVDSIAESMQTGNDVAEVLGCANHLQNLNTSPDEVLQCLRKSSASDVTEATENVTSPNMFAFLPTFSTEFVPYMPSLATEKGFFRVVDAMVSVVENEGVFAFVMQPDKKLLQDDLSGYDWEEFIPAIIAVLGEFVKSSIFPVGLQYLENSRVTDKAAFRQEAADFVGKCHFYCSSRVFVENFSARNGQVYGMVFSHRSQKSTLPKWTKVIHMQEIPYFFGIPLLDFVNYDEEDRQVSAEAMRMLASFAQNGKPTAPNGTRWTPFSAEEPYFMWLEPGNYEMRKFYDGDACDVWRKL; from the exons ATGCATCTAACTTTAAG CACCCGTTCAAGCAAGTGGACCATGTACACGTCGACAGCTGCATTTTTATTGACCCTTCTTATGCCTACTGTACTGTCAGATGATTATGTTGTCGTCACCACCACGGAAGGAAAAGTCCGTGGCCTACGCGAAAACGTTCTTGGAAGGGACGTAGACGTATTCCTCGGAATTCCGTTCGCTGCTCCCCCCGTCGAAGAACTGCGGTTCCGGAAGCCTCAGCCGGTATCACCATGGGAAGGTGTTTACGACGCAACAACCGCCAAAGATTCCTGCATGCAACCGAGGGTTCCCTGGATTTTCGATATCCCCACAGCTCTCTCCGAGGACTGCCTACATCTAAACGTGTGGGCACCGCATGCATCAAATGCAATGAACCTGCCTGTCTTAGTGTGGTTTTACGGCGGAATTTTCAAACTAGGCTCGGCGTATGAGACCCGGTACAATGCTGCCCCATTGACAGCACTTAACAATGTGGTTGTCGTGTCTTGTAATTTTCGCTCAGGAATGTTTGGGTTTTTCGACGCCAACCACGAAGGGGCTCCAGGAAACGTCGGCCTGTGGGACCAGCTGATGGTGATGGAATGGGTTCAGCGAAACATCAGAACTTTTGGAGGAGATCCCGAACTTGTGACACTGTTCGGCGAGAGCTCCGGTTCTATGGCTATCCACCTGCATCTCATGTCACCCTTTAGCGCTGGTCTATTTCACCGAGCGTTGTTTATGAGCGGCACTGAAAGCACAGATATGGACGTCGACTCCATTGCCGAAAGCATGCAAACTGGTAATGATGTTGCCGAAGTGCTCGGCTGTGCGAATCATTTACAGAACCTGAACACCAGTCCGgatgaagtgctgcagtgccttCGAAAGTCATCTGCAAGTGACGTTACTGAAGCTACGGAAAATGTCACGTCGCCGAATATGTTTGCATTTCTGCCAACCTTCAGCACTGAATTTGTGCCCTATATGCCTTCTTTAGCTACCGAAAAGGGCTTTTTTCGTGTCGTAGATGCGATGGTTTCAGTAGTAGAAAATGAAGGCGTGTTTGCCTTCGTTATGCAACCCGACAAGAAGCTCTTGCAGGACGACCTTTCGGGGTACGATTGGGAGGAATTCATACCAGCCATCATTGCTGTGCTAGGAGAATTTGTCAAAAGCAGTATTTTCCCTGTGGGGCTCCAGTACTTGGAAAATTCACGAGTGACAGACAAGGCAGCGTTTAGGCAGGAAGCGGCAGACTTTGTCGGAAAGTGTCACTTTTACTGTTCCAGCAGGGTGTTTGTTGAAAATTTCTCGGCGAGAAACGGTCAAGTTTACGGCATGGTATTCTCACATCGATCTCAGAAGTCGACGCTCCCTAAATGGACTAAAGTGATACATATGCAGGAGATTCCATACTTCTTTGGAATACCCCTCTTGGACTTCGTCAATTACGATGAAGAAGACCGACAGGTTAGCGCAGAGGCCATGAGGATGCTGGCTTCATTTGCTCAGAACGG TAAACCGACTGCACCCAACGGCACACGATGGACGCCATTCTCGGCTGAAGAGCCCTACTTCATGTGGCTGGAGCCAGGGAACTACGAGATGAGAAAATTTTATGATGGCGATGCGTGCGACGTATGGAGAAAGCTTTAG